Proteins from a genomic interval of Candidatus Didemnitutus sp.:
- the hypA gene encoding hydrogenase maturation nickel metallochaperone HypA: MHEVGIVESALEVIRREAHAHAATHVTRVVMRIGAISGVDVDALRFGFEACTPGSIAEGAEFEIESIPARAHCQDCATDFTVESGFIFQCPRCGAFSGDVRSGKELELSRLEFSTDSAPSSEHVR, from the coding sequence ATGCACGAAGTCGGCATCGTCGAGTCCGCGCTCGAAGTGATTCGCCGCGAGGCGCACGCCCACGCCGCGACGCACGTCACCCGCGTGGTGATGCGCATCGGCGCGATCTCCGGCGTCGACGTCGACGCGCTGCGCTTCGGCTTCGAGGCCTGCACGCCGGGCTCGATCGCCGAAGGCGCCGAGTTCGAGATCGAATCCATCCCGGCGCGCGCCCATTGTCAGGATTGCGCCACGGACTTCACCGTCGAGAGCGGCTTCATTTTCCAATGTCCGCGCTGCGGCGCGTTCTCCGGCGACGTCCGCTCCGGCAAGGAGCTCGAACTCTCGCGTCTCGAATTTTCCACCGACTCCGCCCCCTCCTCCGAACATGTCCGCTGA
- the hypB gene encoding hydrogenase nickel incorporation protein HypB has translation MSADNPALADDGIRINALNGAASSPTRSLSAPLSAEISAALQASPKGEVQVRSLDLSIPLLEKNDILAERNRGYFLGRGLLALNLVSSPGAGKTTLLERTLDEFGREVRCAVLVGDLETDNDGRRLNRPHASVAQITTGTVCHLDAGMIARGVEALDLTGAKVLFIENVGNLVCPASFDLGEQIRVVLLSTTEGEEKPLKYPPIFKSAHVVLLTKVDVADALGFNRQLAIDNIRKIAPQAQIIEVSSRTGEGLAQWYDYLRARLPKS, from the coding sequence ATGTCCGCTGACAATCCTGCCCTCGCCGACGACGGCATCCGCATCAACGCCCTCAACGGCGCCGCCTCGTCCCCCACCCGCTCGCTCTCCGCGCCGCTCTCCGCGGAAATCAGCGCCGCGCTCCAAGCCAGCCCGAAGGGCGAAGTCCAGGTTCGCTCGCTCGACCTGAGCATTCCGCTGCTGGAGAAAAACGACATCCTCGCCGAGCGGAACCGCGGCTACTTCCTCGGTCGCGGCCTCCTCGCCCTCAACCTCGTCTCCTCCCCCGGCGCCGGCAAGACCACGCTGCTCGAGCGCACGCTCGACGAGTTCGGCCGCGAGGTCCGCTGCGCCGTGCTCGTCGGCGACCTCGAGACCGACAACGACGGCCGCCGCCTCAATCGCCCGCACGCCTCCGTCGCGCAGATCACCACCGGCACCGTCTGCCATCTCGACGCCGGCATGATCGCCCGCGGCGTCGAAGCCCTCGACCTCACCGGCGCGAAAGTCCTCTTCATCGAAAACGTCGGCAATCTCGTCTGCCCCGCCTCCTTCGATCTCGGCGAGCAGATCCGCGTCGTCCTCCTCTCCACCACCGAAGGCGAGGAGAAACCGCTGAAGTATCCGCCGATCTTCAAATCCGCCCACGTCGTCCTCCTCACCAAGGTCGATGTCGCCGACGCCCTCGGCTTCAACCGGCAGCTCGCGATCGACAACATCCGCAAGATCGCCCCGCAGGCGCAAATCATCGAAGTCTCCTCCCGCACCGGCGAAGGCCTCGCGCAATGGTATGACTATCTGCGCGCGCGCCTCCCGAAGTCCTGA
- a CDS encoding DEAD/DEAH box helicase gives MSHWLLDVIAEKRASALREADRVQFFHEMAREVPAFDTDVIHEVAAALEIAVLDLEVDRLTDDPGRRALGRQAAADAFRLLRVIPLPPASINAGSHLLRASALAVLGDRGADAARWLRALEAENSWPDLPLNSPNWGERCRATLTDTWLRLVRKKGWSDRDTVLERVAALRSTQQEFERDYLHAFTPLEAKRSALELIAIYHLAKAADVLAHFITDGVVNGDHQVQLLLDSHFDRAVAACETARLVELEPMARLLARAAAQMVENSIWTVTRAVNSRVTDFVRELVKRGRGERALFDVLPPQRRTLAEHGLLGSSRRAVVVSLPTSSGKTLIAQFRTLQALNQFEDRKGWVAYLAPSRALVNQVTRQLRRDFTPLGVVVERVSPAMEVDGVEAGVLSESRDQAQFRVLVATPEKFDLMMRQGWEEKIGRPLTLVVVDEAHTIQDKERGLRLELLLATINRECREAQFLLLTPFIRNAREVARWLGGPNSDDISIGVDWQPNDRAIGIVSPVDAGPKNGQSRDYRLEFETVHTSRQTIKVEEAFSFGKDEALASTLSKAQDVGTLAAIAARKLKTRGPVIAVHSRPDFVWGLAGKIKSERTARLSSDVRFVQEYVAAEMGAQFPLVELLAHGIGVHHGGLPEEIRMLMEWLFEKGELDVLAATTTIAQGVNFPVSGVVMAATNYFSEGQAVPMPAEDFWNIAGRSGRVSQGQLGVVALVAKNSVEVTARKTFINRQTGDLNSALIAVAQAAGDLMSDLGRIVYSRPEWSGFLQYLVHTYRQMGEPANFADQIEQVLRGTLGFEKLRASNPVAARQLLIGIEAYVAEMMQPRQPLKLVDSTGFSLQSIRTVLANKGNIGPNSWDRDRLFRDGDRTLQDMMGVLLRVPELRENLKAVLGGQAQDGDKLALILKDWVNGEELTTIAARHFSTEGDDGVDALTRCGQNLFGKLAQTSSWGLNALLAITGSELSDEARGGLANLPSQVFYGVSTDEAVTLRLLGVPRRAATLLANRLSIRTDESLPSIRQRLASLSDDEWRAAVGVAGSAYRKAWRIIDGVE, from the coding sequence ATGAGCCACTGGCTGCTTGACGTGATTGCGGAAAAGCGAGCGAGCGCACTGCGCGAAGCCGACCGCGTCCAATTCTTTCACGAGATGGCGCGGGAGGTGCCAGCTTTTGATACGGATGTAATCCACGAAGTGGCTGCCGCCTTGGAAATCGCCGTGCTCGATTTGGAGGTGGATCGGCTCACTGATGATCCCGGCCGCCGTGCTCTCGGACGTCAGGCAGCGGCAGACGCATTCCGACTCTTGCGGGTGATTCCTCTACCTCCGGCCAGCATCAATGCCGGGTCGCATCTGCTCCGCGCGTCTGCGCTGGCCGTTCTAGGTGATCGTGGAGCAGACGCCGCGCGCTGGTTGCGCGCGTTGGAGGCGGAAAATAGTTGGCCTGATCTGCCGCTAAATTCGCCAAACTGGGGCGAGCGTTGCCGTGCCACACTGACCGATACCTGGCTTCGGCTGGTGCGTAAGAAAGGCTGGAGTGATCGCGACACTGTGCTGGAACGAGTGGCGGCTCTCCGTTCCACGCAGCAGGAATTTGAGCGCGATTATCTGCATGCCTTCACTCCGCTGGAGGCCAAGCGCTCAGCGCTAGAGTTAATCGCCATTTATCATCTGGCGAAAGCGGCCGACGTGCTCGCGCATTTCATCACCGATGGCGTGGTGAACGGCGACCATCAGGTGCAACTACTGCTTGATTCACACTTCGACCGAGCCGTCGCCGCGTGCGAAACCGCCCGTCTTGTAGAACTAGAACCGATGGCGCGACTGCTGGCGCGCGCCGCCGCACAGATGGTCGAAAACTCCATTTGGACAGTTACCCGGGCGGTGAATTCGCGCGTGACAGACTTCGTGCGGGAACTGGTTAAACGAGGCCGCGGCGAGCGGGCGCTGTTCGACGTGTTGCCGCCACAACGTCGCACGCTCGCTGAACATGGCTTACTTGGTTCCAGTCGGCGCGCGGTGGTCGTGAGCCTGCCCACCTCCAGCGGCAAGACTCTCATCGCCCAGTTCCGAACGCTTCAGGCGCTCAATCAGTTTGAGGACCGGAAAGGCTGGGTTGCCTACCTCGCGCCAAGCCGTGCGCTGGTGAATCAGGTCACACGCCAACTGCGCCGGGATTTTACTCCCCTCGGCGTGGTGGTTGAGCGGGTTAGCCCGGCCATGGAGGTCGATGGGGTCGAAGCGGGCGTGCTCAGTGAATCTCGTGACCAAGCGCAGTTCCGCGTCCTTGTTGCCACTCCCGAAAAGTTCGATCTCATGATGCGCCAAGGCTGGGAGGAGAAAATCGGCCGGCCCTTGACCTTGGTAGTCGTGGACGAGGCGCACACCATTCAGGACAAAGAGCGCGGCCTACGCCTGGAGCTGCTGCTCGCCACTATTAACCGCGAGTGCCGGGAGGCACAGTTCTTGTTGCTTACGCCGTTTATTCGCAACGCTCGCGAGGTCGCTCGCTGGCTCGGTGGACCGAATTCCGATGACATCAGCATCGGCGTGGATTGGCAGCCTAATGATCGCGCCATCGGCATTGTTAGCCCTGTGGACGCCGGCCCGAAAAACGGACAAAGCCGCGACTATCGGCTAGAGTTCGAGACGGTTCATACTTCGCGTCAAACGATCAAGGTCGAAGAGGCGTTCTCTTTCGGCAAAGACGAGGCGTTGGCCTCGACATTGTCGAAGGCCCAGGACGTCGGCACCCTGGCAGCCATTGCGGCCCGTAAGTTGAAGACCCGTGGCCCGGTCATCGCCGTGCACAGCAGGCCAGATTTCGTTTGGGGCCTCGCCGGAAAGATCAAGTCCGAGCGGACTGCGAGATTGTCTAGCGATGTGCGCTTTGTTCAGGAATATGTTGCCGCTGAGATGGGCGCGCAGTTCCCGCTAGTCGAACTGCTTGCCCATGGAATCGGTGTGCATCATGGCGGCCTGCCGGAAGAGATCCGAATGCTGATGGAGTGGCTTTTCGAGAAGGGGGAACTCGATGTTCTGGCCGCAACCACGACCATCGCCCAAGGCGTCAATTTCCCTGTGAGCGGAGTGGTTATGGCAGCAACGAACTACTTCTCGGAAGGGCAAGCGGTTCCAATGCCAGCCGAGGACTTTTGGAATATTGCAGGTCGTTCCGGACGCGTCTCCCAAGGTCAACTAGGCGTCGTAGCGCTAGTGGCGAAAAATAGCGTGGAAGTGACTGCTCGGAAGACCTTCATCAATCGCCAGACGGGCGATCTGAACTCCGCCCTGATCGCGGTCGCACAAGCGGCGGGCGACTTAATGTCTGATCTAGGCAGAATCGTATATTCCCGCCCTGAGTGGTCCGGCTTTCTACAGTATCTTGTTCACACCTATCGACAGATGGGCGAACCAGCAAATTTTGCTGACCAAATCGAGCAGGTGCTTCGCGGCACCCTTGGCTTTGAAAAGCTCCGTGCATCGAACCCCGTCGCTGCCCGTCAGCTGTTGATAGGTATCGAAGCTTATGTTGCGGAAATGATGCAACCCCGACAGCCGCTGAAGCTGGTGGATAGCACTGGGTTTTCGCTTCAGAGCATCCGCACAGTCTTGGCAAACAAAGGCAACATCGGCCCTAACTCTTGGGATCGCGACCGCTTGTTCCGTGATGGTGATCGGACGTTACAAGACATGATGGGTGTGCTGTTACGCGTCCCGGAACTGAGGGAAAATCTTAAGGCGGTTCTCGGCGGTCAGGCTCAGGATGGAGACAAACTCGCGCTTATCCTTAAAGACTGGGTAAATGGTGAAGAGCTTACGACCATCGCCGCGCGCCATTTTTCCACCGAAGGCGATGACGGCGTAGACGCCCTGACCAGATGCGGGCAAAATCTCTTTGGCAAACTCGCCCAAACCTCTTCGTGGGGGTTGAACGCATTGTTGGCGATCACAGGCTCTGAACTCTCGGACGAAGCACGTGGCGGTCTGGCCAATTTGCCGTCACAGGTATTTTATGGCGTGTCCACTGACGAAGCGGTTACTCTGCGATTGCTAGGGGTTCCTCGTCGCGCCGCTACGCTTCTGGCGAATAGATTGAGTATCAGAACGGACGAATCGTTGCCTTCGATCCGCCAGCGTCTCGCTTCACTGTCGGATGACGAATGGCGTGCCGCTGTTGGAGTGGCAGGTAGTGCTTACCGCAAAGCGTGGCGCATTATCGACGGAGTGGAGTAA
- the hypF gene encoding carbamoyltransferase HypF, with translation MSATPTLTDTLLRVRGTVQGVGFRPFVHRTAVRLGLRGWVRNDAEGVLLRVHGEATRIAALVDALHHEAPPAARVVAVEHSNPSADEQPVGSHFTISESDTSRGTAPAATTPPDLALCADCERELLDPTDRRHLYPFINCTQCGPRYSLIEQLPYDRPRTTMRAFRMCAACEREYHDPLDRRFHAEPNACRVCGPKLSLTDPSGQPVAASPDALHAAVAALRAGRIIAVKGLGGFHLMCDAAHEATVAELRTRKHREEKPLAVMFPDLATLREYADVSPVAEKLLTSPEAPIVLVRRFENSRLAYSVAPSNPWIGALLPYTPLHVLLLRAFQGPLVATSANLSEEPLCTDNSEARERLAGIADLHLAHDRIIARPVDDSVVRLSRSGQAILLRRARGYAPTPLRLPSALHETTLCVGAQMKNTIAVASGDQVVVSPHLGDLGNAATQAVFERTIATLSELYEARPLVVVHDKHPDYASTHFADRTGLPQLAVQHHLAHVLACLLEHEHAADGVLGISWDGTGYGEDGTVWGGEFILLEKNRATRFARLRPFRLLGGDAAVKDARRVALGLGHEMDLLGPLCARFRFSPIEHSTLQQMLVRGLNSPLCSSAGRLFDGVSALLGLCLRNNFEGQAPLHLEAAATRAAGARTSLPFDVVRAATPGAYLDIDWAPALSQLLRDPRGPDELAADFHRGLARAMVAVATEAGVGTVALTGGCFQNALLHDLATEALGNAGFKVLTHRHLSPNDNSIAAGQALAALWGLTSVELPS, from the coding sequence ATGTCCGCCACCCCCACGCTCACCGATACGCTGCTGCGCGTTCGCGGCACCGTGCAGGGCGTGGGTTTCCGACCGTTCGTGCACCGCACCGCCGTCCGGCTCGGCCTCCGCGGCTGGGTGCGCAACGACGCCGAAGGCGTTCTCCTCCGCGTGCACGGCGAGGCCACGCGCATCGCCGCGCTCGTCGACGCGCTCCATCACGAGGCTCCGCCCGCCGCCCGCGTCGTCGCCGTCGAGCACTCCAACCCGTCCGCGGACGAGCAGCCGGTCGGCTCGCATTTCACCATTTCCGAGAGCGACACCAGCCGCGGCACCGCACCCGCCGCCACCACGCCGCCCGACCTCGCGCTCTGCGCCGATTGCGAGCGCGAGCTCCTCGACCCAACCGACCGCCGCCACCTCTACCCGTTCATCAACTGCACCCAATGCGGCCCGCGCTACTCGCTGATCGAGCAGCTCCCCTACGACCGCCCGCGCACCACCATGCGCGCGTTCCGGATGTGCGCCGCCTGCGAACGCGAATACCACGACCCCCTCGACCGCCGCTTCCACGCCGAGCCCAACGCCTGCCGCGTCTGCGGACCGAAACTCTCCCTCACCGATCCCTCCGGCCAACCCGTCGCCGCGTCGCCTGACGCGCTCCACGCCGCCGTCGCCGCCCTGCGCGCCGGCCGGATCATCGCCGTGAAAGGCCTCGGCGGCTTCCACCTCATGTGCGACGCCGCCCACGAAGCCACCGTCGCCGAACTGCGCACCCGCAAACACCGCGAGGAAAAGCCGCTCGCCGTCATGTTCCCCGACCTCGCCACGCTCCGCGAATACGCCGACGTGTCCCCTGTCGCGGAAAAGCTCCTCACCTCCCCTGAAGCTCCGATCGTGCTCGTCCGCCGCTTCGAGAACAGCCGCCTCGCCTACAGCGTCGCCCCCTCGAATCCCTGGATCGGCGCCCTGCTCCCTTACACGCCCCTGCACGTCCTGCTGCTGCGCGCGTTCCAAGGCCCGCTCGTCGCCACCAGCGCGAATCTCTCCGAGGAACCGCTCTGCACCGACAACAGCGAGGCGCGCGAACGCCTCGCCGGCATCGCCGACCTGCACCTCGCGCACGACCGCATCATCGCCCGCCCCGTCGACGACTCGGTCGTCCGCCTCTCGCGCTCCGGCCAGGCCATCCTGCTCCGTCGCGCGCGCGGCTACGCCCCGACGCCGCTCCGCCTGCCGAGCGCGCTGCACGAAACGACCCTCTGCGTCGGCGCGCAGATGAAGAACACCATCGCCGTCGCCTCGGGCGATCAGGTCGTCGTCAGTCCGCACCTCGGCGATCTCGGCAACGCCGCCACCCAAGCCGTCTTCGAGCGCACCATCGCCACACTCAGCGAACTCTACGAAGCCCGCCCGCTCGTCGTCGTCCACGACAAGCACCCCGACTACGCCTCCACACACTTCGCCGACCGCACCGGCCTCCCGCAGCTCGCCGTGCAACACCACCTCGCCCATGTGCTCGCCTGCCTCCTCGAACATGAGCACGCCGCCGACGGCGTCCTCGGCATTTCGTGGGACGGCACCGGCTACGGCGAGGACGGCACCGTCTGGGGCGGCGAGTTCATTCTCCTCGAGAAAAACCGCGCCACGCGCTTCGCCCGCCTCCGGCCGTTCCGCCTCCTCGGCGGCGACGCCGCTGTGAAGGACGCCCGCCGCGTCGCCCTCGGCCTCGGCCACGAAATGGACCTGCTCGGCCCGCTCTGCGCCCGCTTCCGCTTCTCGCCGATCGAGCACTCCACGCTCCAACAGATGCTCGTCCGCGGCCTCAACTCCCCGCTCTGCTCCAGCGCCGGTCGCCTCTTCGACGGCGTCAGCGCGCTCCTCGGTCTCTGCCTGCGCAACAATTTCGAAGGCCAGGCGCCGCTCCATCTCGAAGCCGCCGCCACCCGCGCCGCCGGCGCGCGCACCTCGCTGCCATTCGATGTCGTCCGCGCCGCGACACCCGGCGCGTATCTCGACATCGACTGGGCGCCCGCGCTCTCGCAACTCCTCCGCGACCCGCGCGGCCCCGACGAACTCGCCGCCGATTTCCACCGCGGCCTCGCCCGCGCCATGGTCGCCGTCGCCACCGAAGCGGGTGTCGGCACGGTCGCGCTCACCGGCGGCTGTTTCCAAAACGCGCTGCTCCACGACCTCGCCACCGAGGCGCTCGGCAACGCCGGCTTCAAAGTCCTCACCCATCGCCACCTTTCTCCCAACGACAACTCCATCGCCGCCGGCCAGGCGCTCGCCGCGCTCTGGGGCCTCACCTCCGTCGAACTTCCCTCATGA
- the hypD gene encoding hydrogenase formation protein HypD translates to MKYVDEYRDAALVRKLADAIARATTRPWTIMEICGGQTHAIVKFGLDDLLPKNITLVHGPGCPVCVTSADLIDQAVELSLKHGAILCSFGDMLRVPGNGIDLLTAKARGGDVRIVYSPLDAVGIAKANPAKPVVFFAVGFETTAPANAMSVLLAERDGVKNFSILTSHVLVPPAMRAILGAPDNRVQGFLAAGHVCTIMGTEEYGPIARDYRAPIIITGFEPVDILEGILLCVKQLESGRTEVENAYSRAVRTEGNTHARTIVETVFEIADRDWRGIGVIPQSGLAVREKYAAYDAAKRFPLTTTNANGSTECISGEIMRGVKKPHDCPAFGTRCKPEHPLGAPMVSSEGACAAYYRYRSRALEPVV, encoded by the coding sequence ATGAAATACGTCGACGAATACCGCGACGCCGCGCTCGTCCGCAAACTCGCCGACGCCATCGCCCGCGCCACCACGCGCCCGTGGACGATCATGGAAATCTGCGGCGGCCAGACGCACGCCATCGTGAAATTCGGCCTCGACGACCTCCTCCCGAAAAACATCACGCTCGTTCACGGCCCCGGCTGCCCCGTCTGCGTCACCAGCGCCGATCTCATCGACCAAGCCGTCGAACTCAGCCTGAAGCACGGCGCCATCCTCTGCTCTTTCGGCGACATGCTCCGCGTGCCCGGCAACGGCATCGATCTCCTCACCGCCAAGGCCCGCGGGGGCGACGTCCGCATCGTCTACTCGCCGCTCGACGCCGTCGGCATCGCCAAGGCCAACCCCGCGAAACCGGTCGTGTTCTTCGCCGTCGGCTTCGAGACCACCGCGCCCGCCAACGCCATGTCCGTGCTCCTCGCCGAGCGCGACGGAGTGAAGAATTTCTCCATCCTCACCTCGCACGTCCTCGTGCCGCCCGCGATGCGCGCCATCCTCGGCGCGCCCGACAACCGCGTCCAAGGCTTCCTCGCCGCCGGCCACGTCTGCACGATCATGGGCACCGAGGAATACGGCCCCATCGCCCGCGACTACCGCGCGCCGATCATCATCACCGGCTTCGAGCCGGTCGACATCCTCGAAGGCATCCTGCTCTGCGTGAAACAACTCGAGTCCGGCCGCACCGAAGTGGAAAACGCCTACTCGCGCGCCGTCCGCACCGAGGGAAACACCCACGCGCGCACGATCGTCGAGACCGTCTTCGAAATCGCCGACCGCGACTGGCGCGGCATCGGCGTCATCCCGCAAAGCGGCCTCGCCGTCCGGGAGAAATACGCCGCCTACGACGCCGCGAAACGCTTCCCGCTCACGACCACGAACGCAAACGGCAGCACCGAATGCATCAGCGGTGAAATCATGCGCGGCGTGAAAAAGCCGCACGACTGCCCCGCCTTCGGCACCCGCTGCAAACCCGAGCACCCGTTAGGGGCCCCGATGGTCAGCAGCGAAGGCGCCTGCGCCGCCTACTACCGCTACCGCAGCCGCGCGCTGGAACCAGTCGTGTAG
- a CDS encoding HypC/HybG/HupF family hydrogenase formation chaperone → MCLAVPGKVVEIIGDDPLLRSAKVSFSGVIKQVSLTCTPDAKLGDYVLVHVGVAISTVDPEEAAQTFEYLRQMGELDGIEPPASPEAKLQDEPRRSAQHEGGPNLFKS, encoded by the coding sequence ATGTGCCTCGCCGTCCCCGGTAAAGTCGTCGAAATCATCGGCGACGATCCTCTCCTCCGCTCCGCCAAGGTCAGCTTCTCCGGCGTGATCAAACAGGTCAGCCTCACCTGCACCCCCGACGCCAAACTCGGCGACTACGTCCTCGTCCACGTCGGCGTCGCCATCAGCACCGTCGACCCCGAGGAAGCCGCGCAGACCTTCGAATACCTAAGACAGATGGGCGAACTCGACGGCATCGAGCCGCCCGCTTCGCCTGAAGCGAAGCTTCAGGACGAACCGCGCCGTAGCGCGCAGCACGAAGGCGGGCCGAACCTCTTCAAATCATGA